The proteins below come from a single Mycolicibacterium sp. TY81 genomic window:
- a CDS encoding DUF3499 domain-containing protein — protein sequence MNVPRRCCRPGCPHYAVATLTFVYSDSTAVVGPLATASEPHSWDLCVSHASRITAPRGWELVRHAGPLPTPSEDDDLVALADAVREGRDAPSRGGIPTGFTDPLPGSHAGTPGGTVMAPPAPRTQHNGRRRGHLRVLPDPPES from the coding sequence GTGAATGTTCCCCGTCGCTGCTGCCGGCCAGGTTGCCCGCACTACGCCGTGGCGACGCTGACGTTTGTCTATTCGGATTCCACGGCAGTCGTAGGTCCGTTGGCCACCGCGTCGGAGCCGCATTCGTGGGACCTGTGTGTGTCGCACGCCAGCCGCATCACCGCGCCCCGCGGATGGGAGCTGGTCCGCCACGCCGGCCCGCTGCCCACGCCCTCCGAGGATGACGACCTCGTCGCGCTCGCCGACGCGGTGCGCGAGGGGCGCGACGCGCCGTCTCGCGGTGGCATCCCAACGGGTTTCACCGATCCGCTGCCCGGCAGCCACGCCGGCACGCCCGGTGGCACCGTCATGGCGCCGCCCGCACCGCGTACGCAACACAATGGGCGCCGCCGCGGTCATCTCCGGGTGTTGCCGGATCCGCCTGAGAGTTAG
- a CDS encoding coenzyme F420-0:L-glutamate ligase: MTEHGAAAAIEILPVPGLPEFRPGDDVAAAIAAAAPWLRDDDVLVVTSKVLSKSEGRIVAAPTDPDERDALRRRLIDEEAVRVLARKGRTLITENANGLVQAAAGVDGSNVSTTELALLPVDPDGSAARLRAGLAERLGVTVAVVITDTMGRAWRNGQIDAAIGAAGLAVLHGYSGVQDTHGNELLVTEVAIADEIAAAADLVKGKLTGIPVAVVRGLSPRDDGSNGRTLVRAGQEDLFWLGTEEALALGRRQAQLMRRSVRTFSSEPVAPELIEESVAEALTAPAPHHTRPVRFVWVQDHDTRIRLLDRMKEKWRTDLTGDGRPADSVDRRVGRGQILYDAPELVIPFLVPDGAHSYPDAARTEAEHTMFTVAVGAAVQGLLVALAARDVGSCWIGSTIFAGDIVRAELELPGDWEPLGAIAIGHFPESDEPRRPRPPVPTDELLIRR, translated from the coding sequence GTGACCGAGCATGGCGCCGCGGCCGCCATCGAAATCCTCCCGGTGCCCGGGCTTCCCGAGTTCCGCCCCGGCGACGACGTGGCCGCCGCCATCGCCGCCGCCGCCCCCTGGCTGCGCGACGACGACGTGCTGGTGGTCACCAGCAAGGTGCTCTCCAAATCCGAGGGCCGCATCGTCGCCGCGCCGACCGACCCCGACGAGCGGGACGCCCTGCGGCGCAGGCTCATCGACGAGGAGGCCGTGCGGGTGCTGGCCCGCAAAGGCCGCACCCTGATCACCGAGAACGCCAACGGGCTGGTCCAGGCCGCCGCCGGCGTCGACGGATCCAACGTCAGCACAACCGAATTGGCCCTCCTGCCGGTCGACCCGGACGGCAGCGCGGCGCGGCTGCGCGCCGGCCTGGCCGAGCGGCTCGGCGTGACCGTCGCCGTCGTCATCACCGACACCATGGGCCGGGCCTGGCGCAACGGCCAGATCGACGCCGCCATCGGCGCGGCCGGACTGGCGGTGTTGCACGGTTATTCCGGTGTCCAGGACACGCACGGCAACGAGCTGCTGGTGACGGAGGTCGCCATCGCCGACGAGATCGCGGCCGCCGCCGACCTCGTCAAGGGCAAGCTGACCGGCATTCCCGTCGCCGTGGTGCGGGGCCTGTCGCCGCGCGACGACGGCTCGAACGGCCGGACCCTGGTGCGCGCCGGTCAGGAGGATCTGTTCTGGCTGGGCACCGAGGAAGCACTGGCCCTGGGCCGCAGGCAGGCTCAGTTGATGCGCCGCTCGGTGCGCACGTTCAGTTCCGAGCCCGTGGCGCCGGAGCTCATCGAGGAGTCCGTCGCCGAGGCGCTCACCGCGCCCGCGCCGCACCACACCCGCCCGGTGCGGTTCGTCTGGGTACAGGACCACGACACGCGAATCCGGTTGCTGGACCGCATGAAAGAGAAGTGGCGCACCGACCTGACCGGTGACGGGCGCCCGGCCGACTCTGTCGACCGGCGCGTGGGCCGCGGCCAGATTCTCTACGACGCACCGGAACTCGTCATCCCGTTCCTGGTTCCCGATGGCGCACACAGCTATCCGGACGCGGCTCGGACCGAGGCCGAGCACACCATGTTCACCGTCGCGGTGGGCGCGGCCGTACAGGGGCTCCTGGTGGCCCTGGCGGCCCGGGATGTCGGCAGCTGCTGGATCGGCTCGACGATCTTCGCCGGCGACATCGTGCGTGCCGAACTCGAGCTGCCGGGCGACTGGGAACCATTGGGCGCCATCGCGATCGGCCACTTCCCGGAGAGCGACGAGCCCCGCCGGCCGCGGCCGCCCGTGCCGACGGACGAACTGCTGATCCGCCGATGA
- a CDS encoding WhiB family transcriptional regulator: MSLVPDHIDTEPELTEDQWQERALCAQTDPEAFFPEKGGSTREAKRICQGCEVRDACLEYALAHDERFGIWGGLSERERRRIKRGVI; encoded by the coding sequence CTGAGTCTGGTGCCTGATCACATCGACACCGAACCCGAGCTCACGGAAGACCAGTGGCAGGAGCGCGCCCTGTGCGCGCAAACCGACCCCGAGGCGTTCTTCCCCGAGAAGGGTGGCTCGACCCGCGAAGCCAAGCGCATCTGCCAGGGCTGCGAGGTGCGCGACGCGTGCCTCGAGTACGCCCTGGCGCATGATGAGCGCTTCGGCATCTGGGGTGGTCTGTCGGAGCGTGAGCGCCGGCGGATCAAGCGCGGCGTCATCTGA
- a CDS encoding NUDIX hydrolase: MSESLHASVVAALRDWAAPDADQDTLRHAVAAFVDARPDACRRACVPGHITASALVLDHSRTKALLTLHPRLGRWVQLGGHCEDVDTDIRAAALREATEESGITGLEIAEMPAALHVHALTCSLGVPTRHLDVQYLAVAPADAEIHRSDESLDLQWWPLDALPGPDPGLERLARAAQTSVE, encoded by the coding sequence ATGAGCGAGTCGTTGCACGCCTCGGTCGTCGCCGCGTTGCGCGACTGGGCGGCCCCCGACGCCGATCAGGACACCCTGCGGCACGCCGTCGCGGCCTTCGTCGACGCCCGGCCCGACGCCTGCCGGCGCGCCTGCGTACCCGGGCACATCACCGCGTCGGCGCTGGTGCTCGACCACAGCCGCACCAAGGCCCTGCTCACGCTGCACCCGCGGTTGGGCCGCTGGGTTCAGCTCGGCGGTCACTGCGAGGACGTCGACACCGACATCCGCGCGGCGGCACTGCGCGAGGCCACCGAGGAATCCGGCATCACCGGGCTGGAGATCGCCGAGATGCCCGCCGCGCTGCACGTGCACGCGCTGACGTGCTCATTGGGCGTCCCGACGCGGCATCTCGACGTGCAATACCTCGCCGTCGCGCCGGCGGACGCCGAAATTCACCGCAGCGACGAATCGCTGGATCTGCAGTGGTGGCCCCTGGACGCGCTACCGGGCCCGGACCCGGGACTGGAGCGGCTCGCGCGGGCCGCTCAGACGTCCGTCGAGTAA
- a CDS encoding metallopeptidase family protein produces the protein MRGPLLPPTVPGWRSRAERFDMAVLEAYEPIERRWSNRVSGLDVAVDEIPRISPKDPDAIQWPPEVIADGPVALARLIPAGVDVRGNSTRARIVLFRKPIERRAKDSVDLADLLHEILVAQVATYLGVEPSVIDPTILDD, from the coding sequence ATGCGCGGCCCGCTCCTCCCCCCGACCGTTCCCGGATGGCGCAGTCGCGCCGAGCGATTCGACATGGCGGTGCTCGAGGCCTACGAACCCATCGAGCGCCGCTGGAGCAATCGGGTGTCCGGACTTGACGTCGCGGTCGACGAGATCCCCCGGATCTCCCCCAAAGATCCCGATGCCATCCAGTGGCCGCCCGAGGTGATCGCCGACGGGCCGGTGGCGCTGGCGCGGCTCATCCCAGCCGGGGTGGATGTTCGGGGTAATTCGACACGGGCGCGAATCGTCTTGTTCCGCAAGCCCATTGAACGGCGGGCGAAGGACTCCGTTGACCTCGCCGACCTGTTGCACGAAATTCTCGTGGCGCAGGTAGCCACGTATCTCGGCGTTGAACCGTCGGTGATCGACCCGACCATCCTCGACGACTAG
- a CDS encoding phosphomannomutase/phosphoglucomutase, with protein MSRPAASVQRVIKAYDVRGLVGEEIDESFVADVGGAFARLMRAEGATRVAVGYDMRPSSPSLAAAFADGVTAQGLDVVRIGLASTDQLYFASGLLDCPGAMFTASHNPAAYNGIKLCRAGAKPVGSETGLATVAGEVTDGVPGHDGAAGKVEERDVLAEYGTFLRSLVDVSALRPLRVSVDAGNGMGGHTTPAVLGTVSSITLLPLYFELDGTFPNHEANPLDPANLVDLQKHVVENGADIGLAFDGDADRCFVVDEKGEPVSPSAVTALVADRELARESGATVIHNLITSRAVPELIAERGGTAVRSRVGHSYIKALMAETNAIFGGEHSAHYYFRDFWGADSGMLAALHVLAALGEQDRPLSELMAKYQRYEASGEINFTVADAPACVQAVLTSYGSDIAATDELDGVTVDLGDGRWFNLRSSNTEPLLRLNVEARTRVEVDEIVAHIAAQIKAVSGRTGGSLP; from the coding sequence ATGTCTCGGCCTGCTGCCTCTGTACAGCGCGTCATCAAGGCATATGACGTGCGTGGGCTGGTCGGCGAGGAGATCGACGAGTCGTTCGTCGCCGACGTCGGTGGTGCGTTTGCCCGGTTGATGCGCGCCGAGGGCGCCACCCGGGTGGCGGTCGGTTACGACATGCGGCCCAGCTCACCGTCATTGGCGGCGGCGTTCGCCGACGGGGTCACGGCACAGGGTCTGGACGTGGTCCGGATCGGGCTGGCGTCGACCGACCAGCTCTACTTCGCCTCGGGTCTGCTCGACTGCCCGGGCGCCATGTTCACGGCCAGCCACAACCCGGCTGCCTACAACGGCATCAAGTTGTGCCGGGCAGGCGCCAAGCCCGTCGGCAGCGAAACAGGTTTGGCCACCGTCGCTGGTGAGGTCACCGACGGCGTGCCCGGTCACGACGGCGCCGCGGGCAAGGTCGAGGAGCGCGACGTCCTCGCCGAGTACGGCACCTTCCTGCGTTCGCTGGTCGATGTGTCGGCGCTGCGTCCGTTGCGGGTGTCGGTGGACGCCGGAAACGGCATGGGCGGGCACACCACACCGGCGGTGCTGGGCACCGTCTCCTCGATCACCTTGCTGCCGTTGTACTTCGAGCTGGACGGCACGTTCCCCAATCACGAGGCCAATCCGCTGGACCCGGCCAACCTGGTGGACCTGCAGAAGCATGTCGTGGAGAACGGCGCCGACATCGGCCTCGCGTTCGACGGTGACGCCGACCGCTGCTTCGTCGTCGACGAGAAGGGCGAACCCGTCTCGCCGTCGGCCGTGACGGCGCTGGTCGCCGATCGCGAGCTGGCCCGCGAGTCCGGCGCGACCGTCATCCACAACCTGATCACCTCACGGGCGGTGCCCGAGCTGATCGCCGAGCGCGGCGGCACGGCGGTGCGCTCGCGCGTCGGCCATTCGTACATCAAGGCGCTGATGGCCGAGACCAACGCGATCTTCGGTGGCGAGCACTCAGCGCACTACTACTTCCGCGATTTCTGGGGTGCGGACTCCGGCATGCTCGCCGCGCTGCACGTGCTGGCGGCGCTCGGCGAACAGGACCGTCCGCTGTCCGAACTGATGGCCAAGTACCAGCGGTACGAGGCGTCGGGCGAGATCAACTTCACCGTCGCCGACGCACCGGCGTGTGTGCAGGCGGTCCTCACGTCCTACGGCAGCGACATCGCCGCGACCGACGAACTCGACGGCGTGACCGTCGACCTGGGCGACGGGCGCTGGTTCAACCTGCGCAGCTCCAACACCGAACCGCTGTTGCGGCTCAACGTCGAAGCCCGCACGCGGGTGGAAGTCGACGAGATCGTGGCGCACATCGCGGCGCAGATCAAGGCGGTCAGCGGGCGCACTGGTGGGTCGCTGCCATGA
- a CDS encoding sugar phosphate nucleotidyltransferase, whose protein sequence is MNPVDVDAVILVGGQGTRLRPLTLSAPKPMLPTAGVPFLSHLLARIAAAGIRHVVLGTSYKAEVFEAEFGDGSKLGLEIEYVVEEEARGTGGGIANVAPKLRHPTAMVFNGDVLSGLDLGAMVASHRERQADVTLHLVRVSDPRAFGCVPTDSDGVVTAFLEKTQDPPTDQINAGCYLFQRAVIDEIPTGREVSVEREVFPKLLSDGFKVCGYVDASYWRDMGTPDDFVRGSADLVRGIAPSPVLDGHRGESLVHEGAAVAPGALLIGGTVVGRGAEIGAGARLDGAVIFDGVKIEAGSVIERSIVGFGARIGPRALIRDGVIGDGANIGARCELLRGARVWPGVTIPDGGIRYSTDV, encoded by the coding sequence GTGAATCCGGTTGACGTCGACGCGGTCATCCTGGTGGGTGGGCAGGGCACCCGGCTGCGCCCGCTGACCCTCTCGGCGCCCAAACCGATGCTGCCGACGGCCGGCGTGCCGTTCCTGTCCCACCTGCTCGCCCGGATCGCCGCCGCGGGCATCCGCCATGTGGTGCTGGGCACCTCGTACAAGGCCGAGGTCTTCGAGGCGGAATTCGGCGACGGCTCCAAGCTGGGTCTGGAGATCGAGTACGTGGTCGAAGAGGAAGCCCGGGGCACCGGTGGCGGTATCGCCAACGTGGCGCCCAAGCTGCGCCACCCGACCGCCATGGTGTTCAACGGTGACGTGCTGTCCGGGCTGGATCTCGGCGCCATGGTCGCCAGCCACCGCGAGCGGCAGGCCGATGTCACGCTGCACCTCGTGCGGGTGAGCGACCCCCGCGCGTTCGGTTGTGTGCCAACCGATTCCGACGGTGTGGTGACGGCCTTCCTGGAGAAGACGCAGGATCCGCCGACCGACCAGATCAACGCCGGTTGCTACCTGTTCCAGCGCGCGGTGATCGACGAGATCCCCACGGGCCGTGAGGTATCGGTCGAACGTGAGGTGTTCCCGAAGCTGCTGTCCGACGGTTTCAAGGTGTGCGGCTACGTCGATGCCAGCTACTGGCGGGACATGGGCACGCCCGACGACTTCGTCCGTGGCTCAGCGGATCTGGTGCGCGGTATCGCACCGTCGCCGGTACTCGACGGGCATCGCGGCGAGAGCCTGGTGCACGAGGGTGCCGCGGTGGCGCCCGGTGCGCTGCTGATCGGCGGGACCGTGGTGGGCCGCGGCGCCGAGATCGGTGCCGGCGCCCGGCTGGACGGCGCGGTGATCTTCGACGGCGTCAAGATCGAGGCCGGGTCGGTGATCGAGCGGTCGATCGTCGGTTTCGGCGCCCGGATCGGTCCGCGGGCCCTGATCCGTGACGGCGTGATCGGTGACGGCGCCAACATCGGGGCCCGGTGCGAGCTGCTGCGCGGCGCGCGGGTGTGGCCCGGTGTCACCATCCCGGACGGCGGTATTCGTTACTCGACGGACGTCTGA
- a CDS encoding TIGR03089 family protein has translation MTNLAGAILDPLLRDDPAGPRITYYDDATGERIELSAVTLGNWAAKTANLLRDELGAGPGSRVAVLLPAHWQTAGVLFGIWYIGAEVVVGEPLPTQCDIALCTADRIDAADETGAGEVVVLSLDPFGKPVPDLPIGVADYATSVRVHGDQIVPERNPGPALAGRSVDDVLAAARHGAAAKGFTTGTRLLSTAAWDSPDELVANLLAVFAGGASLVQVANPDAGALERRRATEKVTADL, from the coding sequence ATGACCAACCTGGCCGGCGCGATCCTCGACCCGCTGCTGCGCGACGACCCGGCCGGGCCGCGCATCACCTACTACGACGACGCCACCGGCGAGCGCATCGAGCTGTCGGCGGTGACGCTGGGCAACTGGGCCGCCAAGACCGCCAACCTGCTGCGGGACGAGCTCGGCGCCGGTCCGGGCAGCCGGGTCGCGGTGCTGCTGCCCGCGCACTGGCAGACGGCGGGCGTGTTGTTCGGTATCTGGTACATCGGCGCGGAAGTAGTTGTCGGAGAACCACTTCCGACGCAGTGCGATATCGCGCTGTGCACGGCCGACCGCATCGACGCGGCCGACGAGACCGGTGCCGGCGAAGTCGTCGTGCTGTCGCTCGATCCGTTCGGCAAGCCGGTCCCCGACCTGCCGATCGGCGTCGCCGACTACGCGACATCCGTGCGGGTGCACGGCGATCAGATCGTGCCCGAACGGAACCCGGGGCCGGCCCTGGCCGGCCGCTCGGTCGACGATGTCCTCGCCGCGGCCCGCCACGGTGCGGCGGCAAAGGGATTCACCACCGGCACCCGGCTGCTGTCGACGGCCGCGTGGGACAGCCCCGACGAACTCGTCGCCAATCTGCTGGCGGTGTTCGCCGGCGGCGCCTCCCTGGTGCAGGTGGCCAACCCCGACGCGGGCGCGCTGGAGCGGCGCCGCGCGACGGAGAAGGTCACTGCCGACCTGTAG
- a CDS encoding glycosyltransferase family 2 protein: MIEQPSVPQSDRPLLVVTVTYSPGAHLDRFLKTLAHATERRLLVVMADNGSTDGAPESALERYADVELFRTGGNLGYGTAVNRAVAAYLDTPDSVVDQEFFVVVNPDVQWGPHSIDELFAGAARWPAAGAVGPLIRDPDGSVYPSARHQPSLIRGGMHAVVGPFWKSNPWTAAYRQDRLEPSERAVGWLSGSCLLLRTKAFRQIGGFDENYFMYMEDVDLGDRLAQGGWQNVYVPAAEILHDKGHSTGRDPARNLAAHHRSTYTFLADRHPHWWQAPLRWTIKSALNARERAVVGNSRRKRRRAN, encoded by the coding sequence GTGATCGAGCAGCCATCCGTACCGCAATCGGATCGCCCGCTGCTCGTGGTGACGGTGACGTATTCACCCGGCGCGCATCTGGACCGTTTCCTGAAGACGCTGGCCCACGCGACGGAACGCCGCCTGCTGGTGGTGATGGCCGACAACGGCTCGACCGACGGTGCGCCCGAGTCGGCCCTGGAGCGCTACGCCGACGTCGAGTTGTTCCGCACGGGCGGCAACCTCGGCTACGGCACCGCGGTGAACCGCGCCGTCGCGGCCTACCTCGACACGCCCGACAGCGTCGTCGACCAGGAGTTCTTCGTCGTGGTCAACCCGGATGTGCAGTGGGGACCGCACAGCATCGACGAGTTGTTCGCCGGGGCGGCGCGGTGGCCCGCGGCCGGTGCGGTGGGTCCGCTGATCCGCGACCCCGACGGCTCGGTCTATCCGTCGGCGCGGCATCAGCCGAGCCTGATCCGCGGCGGCATGCACGCCGTGGTGGGCCCGTTCTGGAAATCCAACCCGTGGACGGCGGCCTACCGCCAGGACCGGTTGGAGCCAAGCGAACGCGCCGTCGGCTGGTTGTCGGGCTCGTGTCTGTTGTTGCGCACCAAGGCGTTCCGGCAGATCGGCGGATTCGACGAGAACTACTTCATGTACATGGAGGACGTCGACCTCGGGGACCGGCTGGCGCAGGGCGGCTGGCAGAACGTGTACGTGCCGGCCGCCGAAATCCTGCACGACAAGGGACATTCCACAGGACGGGACCCGGCCCGCAATCTGGCCGCGCACCACCGCAGTACCTATACATTCCTTGCCGACCGGCATCCGCACTGGTGGCAGGCCCCGCTGCGGTGGACCATCAAGTCGGCGCTGAACGCGCGCGAACGCGCGGTGGTGGGCAATTCCAGGCGTAAGCGCCGTCGGGCGAACTAG
- a CDS encoding LCP family protein: protein MTTVLVMVGTGVAWSSLRSLESGINRISTAALGGGGDDGAVDILLVGMDSRTDAHGNPLSEDELATLRAGDDVSTNTDTIILVRIPNNGRSATAISIPRDSYVQAPGLGKTKINGVFGQVKLEKMKELVEEQGEDAATAEPKAVEAGREALIKTVAKLTGVTVDHYAEVGLLGFALITDALGGVNVCLKNAVDEPLSGANFPAGWQKLNGPQALSFVRQRHDLPRGDLDRVTRQQVFMASLAHDIISGQTLSSPSTLSRLRSAVQRSVVLSDGWDIMDFVQQMQKLAGGNVAFATIPVLAEDGWSDDGTQSVVRVDPAQVQQWVAGLLQDQAEGKTEKLAYTPGNTTVDVVNDSDINGLAAAVSEVLTEKGFVAGKVGNNEADHVTSSQIQAAKSDDLGAHAIAEQLGNLPVVENASVPSGAVRVVLAHDYAGPGSGLDGGSHTVTQSASDTGDSGSSTPVPPSPIITAGAADPKCVD from the coding sequence ATGACGACGGTGCTCGTGATGGTGGGCACCGGCGTGGCCTGGAGCAGCCTGCGTTCGCTGGAATCCGGCATCAACCGCATCAGCACCGCGGCCCTCGGCGGCGGGGGCGACGACGGTGCCGTCGACATCCTCCTGGTGGGTATGGACAGCCGTACCGACGCGCACGGAAACCCCTTGTCAGAGGACGAACTCGCGACGCTGCGCGCCGGCGACGACGTGTCCACCAACACCGACACCATCATCCTGGTGCGCATCCCCAACAACGGGCGCTCGGCCACCGCCATCTCGATCCCGCGCGACTCCTATGTGCAGGCGCCGGGGCTGGGCAAGACCAAGATCAACGGTGTCTTCGGTCAGGTGAAGCTCGAGAAGATGAAGGAACTCGTCGAGGAGCAGGGTGAGGACGCCGCGACCGCCGAGCCGAAAGCCGTCGAGGCCGGCCGCGAGGCGCTAATCAAAACCGTGGCAAAGCTCACAGGCGTCACCGTCGACCACTACGCCGAGGTCGGGTTGCTGGGCTTCGCCTTGATCACCGATGCCCTCGGCGGCGTCAACGTGTGTCTGAAGAACGCCGTCGACGAACCGTTGTCGGGCGCCAACTTCCCGGCGGGCTGGCAGAAACTCAACGGCCCGCAGGCCCTGAGCTTCGTGCGGCAGCGGCACGATCTGCCCCGCGGCGACCTGGACCGGGTGACGCGCCAGCAGGTCTTCATGGCGTCGCTGGCGCACGACATCATCTCCGGGCAGACGCTGTCCAGCCCCAGCACCCTGAGCCGGCTCCGCAGCGCCGTGCAGCGGTCGGTTGTCCTGTCCGACGGTTGGGACATCATGGATTTCGTCCAGCAGATGCAGAAGCTGGCGGGCGGCAACGTCGCGTTCGCCACCATCCCGGTGCTCGCCGAGGACGGCTGGAGCGACGACGGCACCCAGAGCGTCGTGCGCGTCGACCCCGCACAGGTGCAGCAGTGGGTGGCCGGTCTGCTGCAGGACCAGGCCGAGGGCAAGACCGAGAAGCTCGCGTACACCCCCGGCAACACCACCGTCGACGTCGTCAACGACAGTGACATCAACGGACTGGCCGCGGCGGTGTCGGAGGTCCTCACCGAAAAGGGCTTCGTCGCAGGCAAAGTCGGCAACAACGAGGCCGACCATGTGACGTCGAGCCAGATCCAGGCCGCGAAGTCGGACGACCTCGGCGCGCACGCCATCGCCGAGCAGCTGGGCAATCTGCCGGTGGTCGAGAACGCCTCGGTGCCCAGCGGCGCGGTCCGGGTGGTGCTCGCGCACGACTACGCGGGCCCCGGCTCCGGTTTGGACGGCGGCAGCCACACCGTGACGCAATCCGCTTCCGACACCGGCGATTCCGGCTCCAGCACGCCGGTCCCGCCGTCGCCGATCATCACCGCGGGCGCAGCCGACCCCAAGTGCGTGGACTGA
- the cofD gene encoding 2-phospho-L-lactate transferase gives MKVTVLVGGVGGARFLLGVQKLLGLGQFAEPGAEPSPHELTAVVNVGDDAWMFGVRICPDLDTCMYTLGGGIDPERGWGHRGETWHAKEELAAYGVQPDWFGLGDRDLATHLVRSQMLRAGYPLSQVTEALCDRWQPGARLLPASDERSETHVVVTDPESGNQRAIHFQEWWVRYRAQIPTHSFAFIGTEKAKAAPGVADAIAGADVVLLAPSNPVVSIGAILAVPGLRSALRSTPAPVIGYSPIVAGKPLRGMADDCLKVIGVDSTSEAVGAHYGARSTTGILDGWLIDAGDHAEIEGVNVKAVPLLMTDPAATAEMVRAGLELAGLQL, from the coding sequence GTGAAGGTGACGGTTCTGGTCGGTGGCGTCGGTGGCGCTCGGTTTCTGCTCGGCGTCCAGAAACTGCTGGGGTTGGGTCAATTCGCCGAACCCGGTGCGGAGCCCTCCCCGCACGAGCTCACCGCGGTCGTCAATGTCGGCGACGACGCCTGGATGTTCGGCGTCCGCATCTGCCCCGACCTCGACACCTGCATGTACACCCTCGGCGGCGGCATCGATCCGGAACGCGGCTGGGGCCACCGGGGCGAAACCTGGCACGCCAAGGAAGAGCTCGCCGCGTACGGCGTGCAGCCGGACTGGTTCGGCCTCGGCGACCGCGACCTGGCCACCCACCTGGTGCGCAGCCAGATGCTGCGGGCCGGCTATCCGCTGTCCCAGGTCACCGAGGCGTTGTGCGACCGCTGGCAGCCCGGCGCCCGGCTGCTGCCCGCCAGCGACGAACGCAGTGAAACCCACGTCGTGGTAACCGATCCCGAATCGGGCAATCAGCGGGCCATCCACTTCCAGGAATGGTGGGTGCGCTACCGCGCCCAGATCCCCACCCACAGCTTCGCGTTCATCGGCACCGAGAAGGCAAAGGCCGCACCGGGTGTCGCCGACGCCATCGCCGGCGCCGACGTCGTGCTGTTGGCCCCGTCCAATCCGGTCGTCAGCATCGGCGCGATCCTGGCGGTGCCCGGCCTGCGCAGCGCGCTGCGGTCGACCCCGGCACCGGTGATCGGCTACTCCCCGATCGTCGCCGGAAAGCCGTTGCGCGGGATGGCCGATGACTGCCTCAAGGTGATCGGCGTCGACAGCACCTCGGAGGCCGTGGGTGCGCACTACGGCGCCCGCAGCACGACCGGCATCCTCGACGGCTGGCTGATCGACGCGGGCGACCACGCCGAGATCGAAGGGGTCAACGTCAAGGCCGTGCCGCTGTTGATGACCGATCCGGCGGCCACGGCCGAGATGGTCCGGGCCGGACTCGAACTGGCCGGACTTCAGCTGTGA